A segment of the Phorcysia thermohydrogeniphila genome:
TTTGAAAACCCCTCCGAATCTCCCTACTATACGCTTGAAGAAGATTTAGTCATAGCAAAACTGGTGAGCGCTGCTGCCGAACACCTTCTAAATATATCTATACTGCCACCTAACACAAAGCTTGCATGCGGAAACACTCTTGAATGCATATACAAGTTAAAAGACTTTACTCTCCACAGCTTCACAAAAACTTACTTAAATCCTAAGTATCCTGCCTCCCTTTCAATGAGGAACCTCGTACTTAACACTGTGGTTTCTTTCACTCAAACCCAAATTGAAAAGTGGTACGAAAACCTTATAGGGAACGTTGACGCAGAGTTCTACGAATTTGAGAAGCTATCCCTTAACAACCGTTGTCCTATCTGTGGAATTGACCCGACGTCCATAACTGACCGTCAAATAGATCCCCCGCGGGTAGAAAACCTTGACTGCTCTTCACAAACTTCAATTACAGCATCTGGAGGATACCAAGTAACAACCATCATCGTGGACGTTTCCAAAGTTGGAAACAACCGAACCCTCAACTTCTACTTTGAACCCTACTACGTGCCCGATAGTATCTGTATAAGCCACCCTCCGGGTAATGAAATATACAAAAGGATAAGGATAGGCAGGAATGAGGGAACTCCCGACCTACCCGTAATTGATAACTTTGTGGTAAACAGCTTTTTCGGTAAAGACCCATTAAAGAGCAAGGTTGTTATAATCATTGTTGGTGAAGAACCAAGTACAGCATGGGACTTTGAACTCTCCTGTAATTAGACGGTAACCTTCCTGAGCCCAGAAAGTGCTTGTGAAAGCCACTGGGCAGTTACTGTGTCCATCGTCAGGATGTGGTCTTTTATCCATGGTTTAAAGACCTTTTCAAAGTAACGTTTTAGAACTCCAACATCCTTCGTCTCTTCCCACCTTCTCTTCACTTCCTCAATTTCTCTAAGAACCCTCTTATGTTCCTCAGAGTGGCAGTGGTAGGCAAAGAAAGCCGTTTTCCTCATCAAGTCTTCCTCATAGGCAAAGTGCTGTCTGATGTCCTCCACGAACGCATCAAACAGAGCGGAAATCTCCTCAGTGTCTCTACCTTCTGAGATTGCCTCATAGAGTCGGTTCAGTATCTCCAGCTCCCTTCTATGAACATCATTCATTCCTGAGTAAGCAACTAAAGGCAGTTTCTCTAAGGGTATAAGCATCTCTCTCTCCTTTTAAATGGTTCCTACTCTGGAACCTAATGCTTACCTGAGGAAGTGGAAATGAGATAGGTCAAAGTTCTCTCTCGTACTTCTCCATAATCCGCTTATACTCGTCTAAAATCTTCCGCCTGATGTGGAGGTAGAGATCCCTGTTTAAAGGGTTCACGATGGGAACGAACTCCCCCGTTCTTGTTTTCTTTAAGGGCATCTGTATAAAGTAGCCGTTGTTGGAGTAAAGAATTTTTATGTCTTTTATTTCTAAAACGTCGTTAATCTTTATCGTAGCAACGGCCTTAACGTTTCCTCCGATTCCAGTTGTATCAAAGGGATAGATTTTTACATCCGTTACCTCTATGTTCATTACGGGAAGTCTCTCAAGCTCCTTCCTCCTCATCTTATAGAAATTCCTCCAACAATTGAGTCAAAGATTTTGCTCCCCTGTTCCTTCCAGCGATTCAGCCTCCTTTCTGAAATTACCTGAACAGGAATGTATACCCCAGTCTCCTCATAAATCTTAAGTGCTACCTCCATAACAGGACGTAAAGCTTTTAACTCATCATGTACTAAAACAAAAACTTCAAAACCCTCCTCCCCTATAACTACCTTCACGTCGTTAACCGTTACCCTCCTGAAAACTGTCTCCGAAAACCTATGAAGAGCCTCCTTCTTCCTCTCTTCTACCTGAAGGCTATCCCACCAAGCTGGTCTCTCTCTCCTTTCTCCTCCCTTAGGGAGGAAAACAACAACTCCTTCAGAACCCTCTGGAATATCCTTTTCCTCCACAGGAACAAACACGCCGTTTCTAAAGACAACCCTAACAGTTTTCATTTCTCGTTCCCGTTAACATAATTTGAAACTGTAGAGGAATTTAATGGAAAGGACTGAAAATGGCCAGAGGGATAGAAGGAAGAACCGACTTTCGGAAGCTCTTGAAGCTTGCCCAAAAAGCGGTGAAAAACTCGTACTGTCCATACTCAAACTTCCGAGTATCTGCCGTTTTATTCGGCGAAGACGGCACCGTAACGGGAGTTAACGTAGAAAATGCTTCTTACGGTCTAACAGTTTGCGCCGAGAGGGTCGCTATTTTCAAAGCAGTCTCAGAAGGGAAAAGGAAATTTAGAGGAATTCTTATCTACTCACCAGATGGCATGCCGTACCCATGCGGTGCCTGCCGTCAAGTGATGACTGAGTTTTTCCCCACAGATTTTGAAATACTCGTTACAAACGGCTCTTCAGAAGAGCGATTTACGCTCAAAGAGCTATTCCCCTACAACTTTAAGCTATAATTGAGTTCAAACAAAACAGGAAAGGAGCTCCCTATGGTAGTACTTCTCGTTGAGGACGACGAGGACCTCGGAGAACTCGTTAAGTACAACTTAGAAAAGCACGGGCTTAAAGTTGACTGGGTTCTTGACGGGAAGGAAGCCTTTGAGAAAGTAATGAGGCAACGTTACGACTTCATAATCCTTGACCTTATGCTTCCCGGAATGAGTGGCCTTGACTTATGTAAGGAGATAAGGGAGAACTCTCCAAATAGGGAAACGCCGATAATAATGCTCACAGCTCTCTCTGATGAAGACACGAAGGTAAAAGGCTTCTCCACAGGTGCCGACGACTACGTGACCAAACCTTTTAGCATGAAGGAGCTAATAGCCAGAATAGAGGCCGTCTTGAGAAGGGTTGGACATATCAAGAAAGACGTAATTGAGTTTAACGGAATAGTTATTGACAGGAAGTCTAAGAGCGTAACTATTGACGGAAACCCTGTCTATTTAACAAAGACGGAGCTCCAGCTCCTTGAGTTCTTCCTTGAACACCCGGAACAGCTCTTCTCACGGGAGGAGCTCCTTGAAAAGATATGGGGCACAGAGCACAACGAGACTACCAGAACCGTTGACGTTTACATAAGCAGGCTAAGGAAGAAACTTGGAGAAAAAGGAAAGTACCTCAAGACACTACCGCGACTTGGTTATAAGCTGACAAAAAATTAAAGAGGGGCCTACTGCCCCTCAGTTAGTCTTCTTCTTAGATCTCTTCCTCTTCTTCTCCTCCGGGTAGAGGGCAAGCTCAAAGACATCTTCAACTCTGTCAACAAAGACCAGTTTAATCTTCTTCTTAACCTCTTCTGGGAGTTCCTCCATAACCTCTGCCCTGTTCTTCTCCGGCAGTATCACAGTCTTAGCTCCATACCTGAGGGCGGCAAGCACCTTCTCCTTCAACCCTCCGACTGGGAGAACCTTACCACCGAGGGTAATCTCTCCGGTCATTGCCACTTCCTTCTTAACTTTCCTGCCTGTAAGGGCAGAGAGCATAGCCGTAGCTATGGTTATTCCGGCTGAAGGTCCGTCCTTTGGAATAGCTCCGGCCGGAACGTGAACGTGAATGTCTATCTTTGAAAAGTCGTGCTTTATACCGTATCTGTCGGCATTTGCCCTTATAAATCCAAGGGCTGCCTGTGCAGACTCCTTCATAACCTCGCCAAGCCTTCCGGTCAGGGTTAGCCTACCACTACCCTTTGTAACGATAACCTCTATAAAGAGAACATCTCCACCAACCGGAGTCCACGCAAGTCCTGTAGCAACGCCAATCTCGTCCTCCCCAAGCTCAAGCTCAGGGACAAACTTTGGAGCTCCAAGTATTTTCTCTACGAGTTTCTTCGTTACCCTGTACTTCTTCTCCTTCCCCTCGCTAATCCAGAGGGCCACCTTCCTGCAGATGGCCGCAATCTGTCTGTCAAGGTTTCTAACACCTGCCTCCCTCGTGTAGTGGCGGATGATGTGAAGGAGGGCAGGCTCTGTGAACTCTATATCATTTTCGGTAAGGGCGTGGTTCTTGAGTTGCTTTGGAACAATGTACTTTTTGGCTATCTGTAGCTTCTCGTACTCTGTGTAACCGGGAAGGCTTATAACCTCAAGCCTATCGTAGAGGGGCTCAGGGATAGTGTGGGGAGTGTTTGCCGTTGCGATAAAGAGAACCTCAGAAAGGTCAAAGGGGTGATTTACGTAGTTGTCAACGAACTCCCTGTTCTGCTCTGGGTCTAAGACCTCTAAAAGTGCTGCAGCAGGGTCTCCCCTAAAGTCAGAGGCCATCTTGTCTATTTCATCAAGGAGAATAACGGGGTTCTTAGTACCAGCCTTCCTTAAGGCCTGAATAATCTTCCCCGGCATTGCGCCAACGTAGGTTCTCCTGTGTCCCCTTATCTCTGCCTCGTCCCTTACTCCACCGAGGGAAATCCTTACAAACTTCCTGCCGAGAGCTCTCGCAATTGAACGGGCAAGGGAGGTCTTACCAACACCCGGAGGGCCAACAAAGCAAATGGTT
Coding sequences within it:
- a CDS encoding bacteriohemerythrin; amino-acid sequence: MLIPLEKLPLVAYSGMNDVHRRELEILNRLYEAISEGRDTEEISALFDAFVEDIRQHFAYEEDLMRKTAFFAYHCHSEEHKRVLREIEEVKRRWEETKDVGVLKRYFEKVFKPWIKDHILTMDTVTAQWLSQALSGLRKVTV
- a CDS encoding SpoVG family protein, with amino-acid sequence MRRKELERLPVMNIEVTDVKIYPFDTTGIGGNVKAVATIKINDVLEIKDIKILYSNNGYFIQMPLKKTRTGEFVPIVNPLNRDLYLHIRRKILDEYKRIMEKYEREL
- a CDS encoding antitoxin AF2212-like protein; this encodes MKTVRVVFRNGVFVPVEEKDIPEGSEGVVVFLPKGGERRERPAWWDSLQVEERKKEALHRFSETVFRRVTVNDVKVVIGEEGFEVFVLVHDELKALRPVMEVALKIYEETGVYIPVQVISERRLNRWKEQGSKIFDSIVGGISIR
- the cdd gene encoding cytidine deaminase — encoded protein: MARGIEGRTDFRKLLKLAQKAVKNSYCPYSNFRVSAVLFGEDGTVTGVNVENASYGLTVCAERVAIFKAVSEGKRKFRGILIYSPDGMPYPCGACRQVMTEFFPTDFEILVTNGSSEERFTLKELFPYNFKL
- a CDS encoding response regulator transcription factor, with protein sequence MVVLLVEDDEDLGELVKYNLEKHGLKVDWVLDGKEAFEKVMRQRYDFIILDLMLPGMSGLDLCKEIRENSPNRETPIIMLTALSDEDTKVKGFSTGADDYVTKPFSMKELIARIEAVLRRVGHIKKDVIEFNGIVIDRKSKSVTIDGNPVYLTKTELQLLEFFLEHPEQLFSREELLEKIWGTEHNETTRTVDVYISRLRKKLGEKGKYLKTLPRLGYKLTKN
- the lon gene encoding endopeptidase La, coding for MAEMMNQIAEARFPEELPVLPLRDVVVFPMMIAPLFVGRPFSLNAVEEALREHKLIFLATQKDKDVEEPKREDLYDYGTVAVILKAMKMGDGRVKILVQGLGRAKIKEFKVEENHYRAVLEHIVEPEHVPQSLEEEALVKLVKDQIERVVALGKQIPPDMVAILRSIEDPGRLADLVAGQLELSTEEAIALLSTIDPIERLRKISEKLEHDIKVLEIQELIRTKARESMEKEQREYFLRQQLRAIRKELGEEEEKTKEIEEYREKIKKAKMPKEVEESVLKELSRLEKMHPESAEAAVLRTWIEWMIELPWSKRTRDKLDIERAREILDEDHYDLDKVKNRILEYLAVKALIKKRKKKVKEVKQPTICFVGPPGVGKTSLARSIARALGRKFVRISLGGVRDEAEIRGHRRTYVGAMPGKIIQALRKAGTKNPVILLDEIDKMASDFRGDPAAALLEVLDPEQNREFVDNYVNHPFDLSEVLFIATANTPHTIPEPLYDRLEVISLPGYTEYEKLQIAKKYIVPKQLKNHALTENDIEFTEPALLHIIRHYTREAGVRNLDRQIAAICRKVALWISEGKEKKYRVTKKLVEKILGAPKFVPELELGEDEIGVATGLAWTPVGGDVLFIEVIVTKGSGRLTLTGRLGEVMKESAQAALGFIRANADRYGIKHDFSKIDIHVHVPAGAIPKDGPSAGITIATAMLSALTGRKVKKEVAMTGEITLGGKVLPVGGLKEKVLAALRYGAKTVILPEKNRAEVMEELPEEVKKKIKLVFVDRVEDVFELALYPEEKKRKRSKKKTN